One Caretta caretta isolate rCarCar2 chromosome 8, rCarCar1.hap1, whole genome shotgun sequence DNA window includes the following coding sequences:
- the ARMH1 gene encoding armadillo-like helical domain containing protein 1 isoform X1 gives MRLSIGRRLGEDGLWFVRQDVNQSEELAGRTVLIMTSTKEQAAISRLMGFLQEWDNASKAARSHILGNFIKANQGKTGPELELEFSQGASLFLTRLTAWLRLTYMYGIYLDQQLKSIGIFLSAASSHKYLIEFLEVGGVLTLLEILGLNQLKEEDKRESIKLLQLVANAGRKYKELICESYGVRSIAEFLANSKSEETQEQVQILLDSLGHGNPKYQNQVYKGLIALLPCTSPKAQQLSLQTLRTVQVIVGAAHPSIVDAVLGVLSSMHLEVQYEAIQLVKDLMAYEVRPVLLKGLVELLISPGKETAKVKGKALEDPATLHLPEPLSVYIQQAAAAKAIGILAKDSTKLAEEMIQLRVVHGLMCAMGNENHTTCQRQASIALEYFVRTFPIVEEHVRKATGERLFQLFMRDAKTLYMNMDAVQVDILASNKVNIPGSLSSPERMPHMEDDKRNSLWTSGADPGLRVLSAKH, from the exons ATGAGGCTCTCCATTGGTCGAAGGCTGGGTGAGGACGGCCTGTGGTTTGTTCGTCAGGATGTTAATCAATCTGAAGAGCTGGCGGGGAG GACAGTATTGATCATGACTTCCACAAAGGAGCAGGCAGCCATCAGCAGACTGATGGGGTTCTTGCAGGAATGGGACAATGCTAGCAAAGCTGCTCGTAGCCACATTCTGGGCAATTTCATTAAGGCAAATCAAGGAAAGACAGGACCAGAGTTGGAGCTGGAATTCTCACAGGGAGCCAGCTTGTTTCTGACCCGCCTAACAGCATGGCTGAGGCTCAC CTACATGTATGGAATATACCTAGATCAGCAGCTAAAGTCCATTGGCATCTTTTTGTCAGCTGCAAGCAG CCACAAGTATCTTATTGAATTTCTGGAGGTTGGAGGTGTGCTGACTCTCCTGGAAATACTAGGGCTGAACCAACTGAAGGAAGAGGACAAAAGGGAGTCAATAAAGCTACTCCAACTCGTAGCAAACGCTGGCAGGAAGTATAAGGAGCTCATTTGTGAAAGTTATG GTGTGCGATCAATAGCTGAGTTTTTGGCCAATTCCAAGTCCGAAGAGACTCAAGAACAAGTGCAAATTCTGTTGGACTCTTTAGGCCATGGCAATCCAAAGTATCAGAACCAAGTATACAAAGGCCTGATTGCTTTGCTGCCATGCACATCCCCCAAAGCCCAACAGCTGTCTCTGCAGACACTCAGGACTGTGCAG GTGATCGTGGGAGCAGCCCATCCCAGCATTGTGGATGCTGTGTTGGGCGTGCTGAGCTCTATGCACTTGGAAGTTCAGTATGAAG CCATTCAGCTGGTAAAGGATCTCATGGCCTATGAAGTCCGGCCAGTGCTGCTGAAGGGTCTGGTTGAATTACTTATATCACCGGGGAAAGAGACTGCTAAAGTGAAAGGCAAAGCCCTGGAAG ACCCAGCCACACTCCATCTTCCTGAGCCCTTGTCGGTGTATATACAGCAAGCCGCTGCAGCAAAAGCTATCGG CATTCTAGCCAAGGACTCCACCAAACTGGCCGAAGAGATGATCCAGCTGAGAGTGGTGCACGGCCTTATGTGTGCTATGGGGAATGAGAATCATACCACCTGCCAGAGACAGGCCAGCATCGCTCTAGAG TATTTTGTCCGGACATTTCCCATTGTGGAGGAACATGTGAGGAAGGCAACAGGAGAGAGACTGTTCCAGCTTTTTATG AGAGATGCCAAGACCTTGTACATGAACATGGATGCAGTACAGGTTGATATTCTGGCATCAAATAAAGTGAACATCCCAGGAAGTTTATCAAGCCCAGAAAGGATGCCGCACATGGAAG
- the ARMH1 gene encoding armadillo-like helical domain containing protein 1 isoform X6 yields the protein MRLSIGRRLGEDGLWFVRQDVNQSEELAGRTVLIMTSTKEQAAISRLMGFLQEWDNASKAARSHILGNFIKANQGKTGPELELEFSQGASLFLTRLTAWLRLTYMYGIYLDQQLKSIGIFLSAASSHKYLIEFLEVGGVLTLLEILGLNQLKEEDKRESIKLLQLVANAGRKYKELICESYGVRSIAEFLANSKSEETQEQVQILLDSLGHGNPKYQNQVYKGLIALLPCTSPKAQQLSLQTLRTVQVIVGAAHPSIVDAVLGVLSSMHLEVQYEAIQLVKDLMAYEVRPVLLKGLVELLISPGKETAKVKGKALEDPATLHLPEPLSVYIQQAAAAKAIGILAKDSTKLAEEMIQLRVVHGLMCAMGNENHTTCQRQASIALEPPAAWALKVNSRMGATEG from the exons ATGAGGCTCTCCATTGGTCGAAGGCTGGGTGAGGACGGCCTGTGGTTTGTTCGTCAGGATGTTAATCAATCTGAAGAGCTGGCGGGGAG GACAGTATTGATCATGACTTCCACAAAGGAGCAGGCAGCCATCAGCAGACTGATGGGGTTCTTGCAGGAATGGGACAATGCTAGCAAAGCTGCTCGTAGCCACATTCTGGGCAATTTCATTAAGGCAAATCAAGGAAAGACAGGACCAGAGTTGGAGCTGGAATTCTCACAGGGAGCCAGCTTGTTTCTGACCCGCCTAACAGCATGGCTGAGGCTCAC CTACATGTATGGAATATACCTAGATCAGCAGCTAAAGTCCATTGGCATCTTTTTGTCAGCTGCAAGCAG CCACAAGTATCTTATTGAATTTCTGGAGGTTGGAGGTGTGCTGACTCTCCTGGAAATACTAGGGCTGAACCAACTGAAGGAAGAGGACAAAAGGGAGTCAATAAAGCTACTCCAACTCGTAGCAAACGCTGGCAGGAAGTATAAGGAGCTCATTTGTGAAAGTTATG GTGTGCGATCAATAGCTGAGTTTTTGGCCAATTCCAAGTCCGAAGAGACTCAAGAACAAGTGCAAATTCTGTTGGACTCTTTAGGCCATGGCAATCCAAAGTATCAGAACCAAGTATACAAAGGCCTGATTGCTTTGCTGCCATGCACATCCCCCAAAGCCCAACAGCTGTCTCTGCAGACACTCAGGACTGTGCAG GTGATCGTGGGAGCAGCCCATCCCAGCATTGTGGATGCTGTGTTGGGCGTGCTGAGCTCTATGCACTTGGAAGTTCAGTATGAAG CCATTCAGCTGGTAAAGGATCTCATGGCCTATGAAGTCCGGCCAGTGCTGCTGAAGGGTCTGGTTGAATTACTTATATCACCGGGGAAAGAGACTGCTAAAGTGAAAGGCAAAGCCCTGGAAG ACCCAGCCACACTCCATCTTCCTGAGCCCTTGTCGGTGTATATACAGCAAGCCGCTGCAGCAAAAGCTATCGG CATTCTAGCCAAGGACTCCACCAAACTGGCCGAAGAGATGATCCAGCTGAGAGTGGTGCACGGCCTTATGTGTGCTATGGGGAATGAGAATCATACCACCTGCCAGAGACAGGCCAGCATCGCTCTAGAG CCTCCAGCAGCGTGGGCGCTCAAAGTGAACAGCAGAATGGGAGCAACGGAAGGATAA
- the ARMH1 gene encoding armadillo-like helical domain containing protein 1 isoform X5 yields the protein MRLSIGRRLGEDGLWFVRQDVNQSEELAGRTVLIMTSTKEQAAISRLMGFLQEWDNASKAARSHILGNFIKANQGKTGPELELEFSQGASLFLTRLTAWLRLTYMYGIYLDQQLKSIGIFLSAASSHKYLIEFLEVGGVLTLLEILGLNQLKEEDKRESIKLLQLVANAGRKYKELICESYGVRSIAEFLANSKSEETQEQVQILLDSLGHGNPKYQNQVYKGLIALLPCTSPKAQQLSLQTLRTVQVIVGAAHPSIVDAVLGVLSSMHLEVQYEAIQLVKDLMAYEVRPVLLKGLVELLISPGKETAKVKGKALEDPATLHLPEPLSVYIQQAAAAKAIGILAKDSTKLAEEMIQLRVVHGLMCAMGNENHTTCQRQASIALEYFVRTFPIVEEHVRKATGERLFQLFMMTKETAYGLREQTLV from the exons ATGAGGCTCTCCATTGGTCGAAGGCTGGGTGAGGACGGCCTGTGGTTTGTTCGTCAGGATGTTAATCAATCTGAAGAGCTGGCGGGGAG GACAGTATTGATCATGACTTCCACAAAGGAGCAGGCAGCCATCAGCAGACTGATGGGGTTCTTGCAGGAATGGGACAATGCTAGCAAAGCTGCTCGTAGCCACATTCTGGGCAATTTCATTAAGGCAAATCAAGGAAAGACAGGACCAGAGTTGGAGCTGGAATTCTCACAGGGAGCCAGCTTGTTTCTGACCCGCCTAACAGCATGGCTGAGGCTCAC CTACATGTATGGAATATACCTAGATCAGCAGCTAAAGTCCATTGGCATCTTTTTGTCAGCTGCAAGCAG CCACAAGTATCTTATTGAATTTCTGGAGGTTGGAGGTGTGCTGACTCTCCTGGAAATACTAGGGCTGAACCAACTGAAGGAAGAGGACAAAAGGGAGTCAATAAAGCTACTCCAACTCGTAGCAAACGCTGGCAGGAAGTATAAGGAGCTCATTTGTGAAAGTTATG GTGTGCGATCAATAGCTGAGTTTTTGGCCAATTCCAAGTCCGAAGAGACTCAAGAACAAGTGCAAATTCTGTTGGACTCTTTAGGCCATGGCAATCCAAAGTATCAGAACCAAGTATACAAAGGCCTGATTGCTTTGCTGCCATGCACATCCCCCAAAGCCCAACAGCTGTCTCTGCAGACACTCAGGACTGTGCAG GTGATCGTGGGAGCAGCCCATCCCAGCATTGTGGATGCTGTGTTGGGCGTGCTGAGCTCTATGCACTTGGAAGTTCAGTATGAAG CCATTCAGCTGGTAAAGGATCTCATGGCCTATGAAGTCCGGCCAGTGCTGCTGAAGGGTCTGGTTGAATTACTTATATCACCGGGGAAAGAGACTGCTAAAGTGAAAGGCAAAGCCCTGGAAG ACCCAGCCACACTCCATCTTCCTGAGCCCTTGTCGGTGTATATACAGCAAGCCGCTGCAGCAAAAGCTATCGG CATTCTAGCCAAGGACTCCACCAAACTGGCCGAAGAGATGATCCAGCTGAGAGTGGTGCACGGCCTTATGTGTGCTATGGGGAATGAGAATCATACCACCTGCCAGAGACAGGCCAGCATCGCTCTAGAG TATTTTGTCCGGACATTTCCCATTGTGGAGGAACATGTGAGGAAGGCAACAGGAGAGAGACTGTTCCAGCTTTTTATG
- the ARMH1 gene encoding armadillo-like helical domain containing protein 1 isoform X4 produces MTSTKEQAAISRLMGFLQEWDNASKAARSHILGNFIKANQGKTGPELELEFSQGASLFLTRLTAWLRLTYMYGIYLDQQLKSIGIFLSAASSHKYLIEFLEVGGVLTLLEILGLNQLKEEDKRESIKLLQLVANAGRKYKELICESYGVRSIAEFLANSKSEETQEQVQILLDSLGHGNPKYQNQVYKGLIALLPCTSPKAQQLSLQTLRTVQVIVGAAHPSIVDAVLGVLSSMHLEVQYEAIQLVKDLMAYEVRPVLLKGLVELLISPGKETAKVKGKALEDPATLHLPEPLSVYIQQAAAAKAIGILAKDSTKLAEEMIQLRVVHGLMCAMGNENHTTCQRQASIALEYFVRTFPIVEEHVRKATGERLFQLFMRDAKTLYMNMDAVQVDILASNKVNIPGSLSSPERMPHMEDDKRNSLWTSGADPGLRVLSAKH; encoded by the exons ATGACTTCCACAAAGGAGCAGGCAGCCATCAGCAGACTGATGGGGTTCTTGCAGGAATGGGACAATGCTAGCAAAGCTGCTCGTAGCCACATTCTGGGCAATTTCATTAAGGCAAATCAAGGAAAGACAGGACCAGAGTTGGAGCTGGAATTCTCACAGGGAGCCAGCTTGTTTCTGACCCGCCTAACAGCATGGCTGAGGCTCAC CTACATGTATGGAATATACCTAGATCAGCAGCTAAAGTCCATTGGCATCTTTTTGTCAGCTGCAAGCAG CCACAAGTATCTTATTGAATTTCTGGAGGTTGGAGGTGTGCTGACTCTCCTGGAAATACTAGGGCTGAACCAACTGAAGGAAGAGGACAAAAGGGAGTCAATAAAGCTACTCCAACTCGTAGCAAACGCTGGCAGGAAGTATAAGGAGCTCATTTGTGAAAGTTATG GTGTGCGATCAATAGCTGAGTTTTTGGCCAATTCCAAGTCCGAAGAGACTCAAGAACAAGTGCAAATTCTGTTGGACTCTTTAGGCCATGGCAATCCAAAGTATCAGAACCAAGTATACAAAGGCCTGATTGCTTTGCTGCCATGCACATCCCCCAAAGCCCAACAGCTGTCTCTGCAGACACTCAGGACTGTGCAG GTGATCGTGGGAGCAGCCCATCCCAGCATTGTGGATGCTGTGTTGGGCGTGCTGAGCTCTATGCACTTGGAAGTTCAGTATGAAG CCATTCAGCTGGTAAAGGATCTCATGGCCTATGAAGTCCGGCCAGTGCTGCTGAAGGGTCTGGTTGAATTACTTATATCACCGGGGAAAGAGACTGCTAAAGTGAAAGGCAAAGCCCTGGAAG ACCCAGCCACACTCCATCTTCCTGAGCCCTTGTCGGTGTATATACAGCAAGCCGCTGCAGCAAAAGCTATCGG CATTCTAGCCAAGGACTCCACCAAACTGGCCGAAGAGATGATCCAGCTGAGAGTGGTGCACGGCCTTATGTGTGCTATGGGGAATGAGAATCATACCACCTGCCAGAGACAGGCCAGCATCGCTCTAGAG TATTTTGTCCGGACATTTCCCATTGTGGAGGAACATGTGAGGAAGGCAACAGGAGAGAGACTGTTCCAGCTTTTTATG AGAGATGCCAAGACCTTGTACATGAACATGGATGCAGTACAGGTTGATATTCTGGCATCAAATAAAGTGAACATCCCAGGAAGTTTATCAAGCCCAGAAAGGATGCCGCACATGGAAG
- the ARMH1 gene encoding armadillo-like helical domain containing protein 1 isoform X2 — MRLSIGRRLGEDGLWFVRQDVNQSEELAGRTVLIMTSTKEQAAISRLMGFLQEWDNASKAARSHILGNFIKANQGKTGPELELEFSQGASLFLTRLTAWLRLTYMYGIYLDQQLKSIGIFLSAASSHKYLIEFLEVGGVLTLLEILGLNQLKEEDKRESIKLLQLVANAGRKYKELICESYGVRSIAEFLANSKSEETQEQVQILLDSLGHGNPKYQNQVYKGLIALLPCTSPKAQQLSLQTLRTVQVIVGAAHPSIVDAVLGVLSSMHLEVQYEAIQLVKDLMAYEVRPVLLKGLVELLISPGKETAKVKGKALEDPATLHLPEPLSVYIQQAAAAKAIGILAKDSTKLAEEMIQLRVVHGLMCAMGNENHTTCQRQASIALEYFVRTFPIVEEHVRKATGERLFQLFMRDAKTLYMNMDAVQVDILASNKVNIPGSLSSPERMPHMEEEGSTE, encoded by the exons ATGAGGCTCTCCATTGGTCGAAGGCTGGGTGAGGACGGCCTGTGGTTTGTTCGTCAGGATGTTAATCAATCTGAAGAGCTGGCGGGGAG GACAGTATTGATCATGACTTCCACAAAGGAGCAGGCAGCCATCAGCAGACTGATGGGGTTCTTGCAGGAATGGGACAATGCTAGCAAAGCTGCTCGTAGCCACATTCTGGGCAATTTCATTAAGGCAAATCAAGGAAAGACAGGACCAGAGTTGGAGCTGGAATTCTCACAGGGAGCCAGCTTGTTTCTGACCCGCCTAACAGCATGGCTGAGGCTCAC CTACATGTATGGAATATACCTAGATCAGCAGCTAAAGTCCATTGGCATCTTTTTGTCAGCTGCAAGCAG CCACAAGTATCTTATTGAATTTCTGGAGGTTGGAGGTGTGCTGACTCTCCTGGAAATACTAGGGCTGAACCAACTGAAGGAAGAGGACAAAAGGGAGTCAATAAAGCTACTCCAACTCGTAGCAAACGCTGGCAGGAAGTATAAGGAGCTCATTTGTGAAAGTTATG GTGTGCGATCAATAGCTGAGTTTTTGGCCAATTCCAAGTCCGAAGAGACTCAAGAACAAGTGCAAATTCTGTTGGACTCTTTAGGCCATGGCAATCCAAAGTATCAGAACCAAGTATACAAAGGCCTGATTGCTTTGCTGCCATGCACATCCCCCAAAGCCCAACAGCTGTCTCTGCAGACACTCAGGACTGTGCAG GTGATCGTGGGAGCAGCCCATCCCAGCATTGTGGATGCTGTGTTGGGCGTGCTGAGCTCTATGCACTTGGAAGTTCAGTATGAAG CCATTCAGCTGGTAAAGGATCTCATGGCCTATGAAGTCCGGCCAGTGCTGCTGAAGGGTCTGGTTGAATTACTTATATCACCGGGGAAAGAGACTGCTAAAGTGAAAGGCAAAGCCCTGGAAG ACCCAGCCACACTCCATCTTCCTGAGCCCTTGTCGGTGTATATACAGCAAGCCGCTGCAGCAAAAGCTATCGG CATTCTAGCCAAGGACTCCACCAAACTGGCCGAAGAGATGATCCAGCTGAGAGTGGTGCACGGCCTTATGTGTGCTATGGGGAATGAGAATCATACCACCTGCCAGAGACAGGCCAGCATCGCTCTAGAG TATTTTGTCCGGACATTTCCCATTGTGGAGGAACATGTGAGGAAGGCAACAGGAGAGAGACTGTTCCAGCTTTTTATG AGAGATGCCAAGACCTTGTACATGAACATGGATGCAGTACAGGTTGATATTCTGGCATCAAATAAAGTGAACATCCCAGGAAGTTTATCAAGCCCAGAAAGGATGCCGCACATGGAAG AGGAAGGAAGCACAGAATGA
- the ARMH1 gene encoding armadillo-like helical domain containing protein 1 isoform X3 has product MRLSIGRRLGEDGLWFVRQDVNQSEELAGRTVLIMTSTKEQAAISRLMGFLQEWDNASKAARSHILGNFIKANQGKTGPELELEFSQGASLFLTRLTAWLRLTYMYGIYLDQQLKSIGIFLSAASSHKYLIEFLEVGGVLTLLEILGLNQLKEEDKRESIKLLQLVANAGRKYKELICESYGVRSIAEFLANSKSEETQEQVQILLDSLGHGNPKYQNQVYKGLIALLPCTSPKAQQLSLQTLRTVQVIVGAAHPSIVDAVLGVLSSMHLEVQYEAIQLVKDLMAYEVRPVLLKGLVELLISPGKETAKVKGKALEDPATLHLPEPLSVYIQQAAAAKAIGILAKDSTKLAEEMIQLRVVHGLMCAMGNENHTTCQRQASIALERDAKTLYMNMDAVQVDILASNKVNIPGSLSSPERMPHMEDDKRNSLWTSGADPGLRVLSAKH; this is encoded by the exons ATGAGGCTCTCCATTGGTCGAAGGCTGGGTGAGGACGGCCTGTGGTTTGTTCGTCAGGATGTTAATCAATCTGAAGAGCTGGCGGGGAG GACAGTATTGATCATGACTTCCACAAAGGAGCAGGCAGCCATCAGCAGACTGATGGGGTTCTTGCAGGAATGGGACAATGCTAGCAAAGCTGCTCGTAGCCACATTCTGGGCAATTTCATTAAGGCAAATCAAGGAAAGACAGGACCAGAGTTGGAGCTGGAATTCTCACAGGGAGCCAGCTTGTTTCTGACCCGCCTAACAGCATGGCTGAGGCTCAC CTACATGTATGGAATATACCTAGATCAGCAGCTAAAGTCCATTGGCATCTTTTTGTCAGCTGCAAGCAG CCACAAGTATCTTATTGAATTTCTGGAGGTTGGAGGTGTGCTGACTCTCCTGGAAATACTAGGGCTGAACCAACTGAAGGAAGAGGACAAAAGGGAGTCAATAAAGCTACTCCAACTCGTAGCAAACGCTGGCAGGAAGTATAAGGAGCTCATTTGTGAAAGTTATG GTGTGCGATCAATAGCTGAGTTTTTGGCCAATTCCAAGTCCGAAGAGACTCAAGAACAAGTGCAAATTCTGTTGGACTCTTTAGGCCATGGCAATCCAAAGTATCAGAACCAAGTATACAAAGGCCTGATTGCTTTGCTGCCATGCACATCCCCCAAAGCCCAACAGCTGTCTCTGCAGACACTCAGGACTGTGCAG GTGATCGTGGGAGCAGCCCATCCCAGCATTGTGGATGCTGTGTTGGGCGTGCTGAGCTCTATGCACTTGGAAGTTCAGTATGAAG CCATTCAGCTGGTAAAGGATCTCATGGCCTATGAAGTCCGGCCAGTGCTGCTGAAGGGTCTGGTTGAATTACTTATATCACCGGGGAAAGAGACTGCTAAAGTGAAAGGCAAAGCCCTGGAAG ACCCAGCCACACTCCATCTTCCTGAGCCCTTGTCGGTGTATATACAGCAAGCCGCTGCAGCAAAAGCTATCGG CATTCTAGCCAAGGACTCCACCAAACTGGCCGAAGAGATGATCCAGCTGAGAGTGGTGCACGGCCTTATGTGTGCTATGGGGAATGAGAATCATACCACCTGCCAGAGACAGGCCAGCATCGCTCTAGAG AGAGATGCCAAGACCTTGTACATGAACATGGATGCAGTACAGGTTGATATTCTGGCATCAAATAAAGTGAACATCCCAGGAAGTTTATCAAGCCCAGAAAGGATGCCGCACATGGAAG
- the ARMH1 gene encoding armadillo-like helical domain containing protein 1 isoform X8 yields the protein MRLSIGRRLGEDGLWFVRQDVNQSEELAGRTVLIMTSTKEQAAISRLMGFLQEWDNASKAARSHILGNFIKANQGKTGPELELEFSQGASLFLTRLTAWLRLTYMYGIYLDQQLKSIGIFLSAASSHKYLIEFLEVGGVLTLLEILGLNQLKEEDKRESIKLLQLVANAGRKYKELICESYGVRSIAEFLANSKSEETQEQVQILLDSLGHGNPKYQNQVYKGLIALLPCTSPKAQQLSLQTLRTVQVIVGAAHPSIVDAVLGVLSSMHLEVQYEAIQLVKDLMAYEVRPVLLKGLVELLISPGKETAKVKGKALEDPATLHLPEPLSVYIQQAAAAKAIGSLPVRYLQSPQDGPMPNFFLEKQKMMQNTGHVAFSSDVLNNKII from the exons ATGAGGCTCTCCATTGGTCGAAGGCTGGGTGAGGACGGCCTGTGGTTTGTTCGTCAGGATGTTAATCAATCTGAAGAGCTGGCGGGGAG GACAGTATTGATCATGACTTCCACAAAGGAGCAGGCAGCCATCAGCAGACTGATGGGGTTCTTGCAGGAATGGGACAATGCTAGCAAAGCTGCTCGTAGCCACATTCTGGGCAATTTCATTAAGGCAAATCAAGGAAAGACAGGACCAGAGTTGGAGCTGGAATTCTCACAGGGAGCCAGCTTGTTTCTGACCCGCCTAACAGCATGGCTGAGGCTCAC CTACATGTATGGAATATACCTAGATCAGCAGCTAAAGTCCATTGGCATCTTTTTGTCAGCTGCAAGCAG CCACAAGTATCTTATTGAATTTCTGGAGGTTGGAGGTGTGCTGACTCTCCTGGAAATACTAGGGCTGAACCAACTGAAGGAAGAGGACAAAAGGGAGTCAATAAAGCTACTCCAACTCGTAGCAAACGCTGGCAGGAAGTATAAGGAGCTCATTTGTGAAAGTTATG GTGTGCGATCAATAGCTGAGTTTTTGGCCAATTCCAAGTCCGAAGAGACTCAAGAACAAGTGCAAATTCTGTTGGACTCTTTAGGCCATGGCAATCCAAAGTATCAGAACCAAGTATACAAAGGCCTGATTGCTTTGCTGCCATGCACATCCCCCAAAGCCCAACAGCTGTCTCTGCAGACACTCAGGACTGTGCAG GTGATCGTGGGAGCAGCCCATCCCAGCATTGTGGATGCTGTGTTGGGCGTGCTGAGCTCTATGCACTTGGAAGTTCAGTATGAAG CCATTCAGCTGGTAAAGGATCTCATGGCCTATGAAGTCCGGCCAGTGCTGCTGAAGGGTCTGGTTGAATTACTTATATCACCGGGGAAAGAGACTGCTAAAGTGAAAGGCAAAGCCCTGGAAG ACCCAGCCACACTCCATCTTCCTGAGCCCTTGTCGGTGTATATACAGCAAGCCGCTGCAGCAAAAGCTATCGG CTCACTTCCTGTTCGATATCTGCAAAGTCCACAAGATGGTCCTATGCCAAATTTCTTCCTTGAaaagcagaagatgatgcaaaaCACCGGCCATGTTGCTTTCTCCAGTGATGTgctcaataataaaataatataa
- the ARMH1 gene encoding armadillo-like helical domain containing protein 1 isoform X7, translating to MRLSIGRRLGEDGLWFVRQDVNQSEELAGRTVLIMTSTKEQAAISRLMGFLQEWDNASKAARSHILGNFIKANQGKTGPELELEFSQGASLFLTRLTAWLRLTYMYGIYLDQQLKSIGIFLSAASSHKYLIEFLEVGGVLTLLEILGLNQLKEEDKRESIKLLQLVANAGRKYKELICESYGVRSIAEFLANSKSEETQEQVQILLDSLGHGNPKYQNQVYKGLIALLPCTSPKAQQLSLQTLRTVQVIVGAAHPSIVDAVLGVLSSMHLEVQYEAIQLVKDLMAYEVRPVLLKGLVELLISPGKETAKVKGKALEDPATLHLPEPLSVYIQQAAAAKAIGILAKDSTKLAEEMIQLRVVHGLMCAMGNENHTTCQRQASIALEMTKETAYGLREQTLV from the exons ATGAGGCTCTCCATTGGTCGAAGGCTGGGTGAGGACGGCCTGTGGTTTGTTCGTCAGGATGTTAATCAATCTGAAGAGCTGGCGGGGAG GACAGTATTGATCATGACTTCCACAAAGGAGCAGGCAGCCATCAGCAGACTGATGGGGTTCTTGCAGGAATGGGACAATGCTAGCAAAGCTGCTCGTAGCCACATTCTGGGCAATTTCATTAAGGCAAATCAAGGAAAGACAGGACCAGAGTTGGAGCTGGAATTCTCACAGGGAGCCAGCTTGTTTCTGACCCGCCTAACAGCATGGCTGAGGCTCAC CTACATGTATGGAATATACCTAGATCAGCAGCTAAAGTCCATTGGCATCTTTTTGTCAGCTGCAAGCAG CCACAAGTATCTTATTGAATTTCTGGAGGTTGGAGGTGTGCTGACTCTCCTGGAAATACTAGGGCTGAACCAACTGAAGGAAGAGGACAAAAGGGAGTCAATAAAGCTACTCCAACTCGTAGCAAACGCTGGCAGGAAGTATAAGGAGCTCATTTGTGAAAGTTATG GTGTGCGATCAATAGCTGAGTTTTTGGCCAATTCCAAGTCCGAAGAGACTCAAGAACAAGTGCAAATTCTGTTGGACTCTTTAGGCCATGGCAATCCAAAGTATCAGAACCAAGTATACAAAGGCCTGATTGCTTTGCTGCCATGCACATCCCCCAAAGCCCAACAGCTGTCTCTGCAGACACTCAGGACTGTGCAG GTGATCGTGGGAGCAGCCCATCCCAGCATTGTGGATGCTGTGTTGGGCGTGCTGAGCTCTATGCACTTGGAAGTTCAGTATGAAG CCATTCAGCTGGTAAAGGATCTCATGGCCTATGAAGTCCGGCCAGTGCTGCTGAAGGGTCTGGTTGAATTACTTATATCACCGGGGAAAGAGACTGCTAAAGTGAAAGGCAAAGCCCTGGAAG ACCCAGCCACACTCCATCTTCCTGAGCCCTTGTCGGTGTATATACAGCAAGCCGCTGCAGCAAAAGCTATCGG CATTCTAGCCAAGGACTCCACCAAACTGGCCGAAGAGATGATCCAGCTGAGAGTGGTGCACGGCCTTATGTGTGCTATGGGGAATGAGAATCATACCACCTGCCAGAGACAGGCCAGCATCGCTCTAGAG